The DNA region CACATATAAGATGAAATTTCAGGTGGAACGCAGCGGCTGCAGCTCTACTAAATCCGGCTGGTACAGCATTACAATAAATTCTCCGCCTACACTTACTATTACAACAACAAGTCTGCCCGATGGAATTAAAGATACACTTTATACAACAACTTCTATAACTGCAACCGGCGGCTCAGGTTCATATACGTGGTCCATATCGTCAGGCAGTCTGCCTGCAGGGCTTTCTTTAGGCGCTTCCGGCACCCCCTCTACCACTATTTCAGGAACGCCTACAACTGCTGGCACATATACATTTACAGTGAGGGTAACAGACAGCAACAGCCCCATCCCTAATACTGATGATCAGGAATTTACAGTGGATATTGCAAGCGCCATTCAGATTACTACTACATCGCCGCTTACAGACGGAACCGAAGGCACGGCATATTCCACCACGATAACAGGTTCAGGGATCGGGACATACACTTGGTCGGTATCTGACGGACTGCCCCCGGGACTTACACTGGCATCTTCAGGAACACCGTCTACCACACTTTCTGGGACTCCTACATCAGGAGGCGCCTATTCCTTCACGGTTTATTTAACAAACGGCACTGACAACACCTCAAAGGCATTTACACTTACTATTCGTTTAAGCGACCTTGCAATTGATACGGTGGACCTCAGCCCTTTATCTACAACTGTATGCACAAGTTACTCAGCCACATTAACCGGAAGCGGCGGCGCCCAGCCGTATTCATGGGGATTATCAGCCGGCAGCCTGCCGGCAGGACTTTCTTTAAGCGCCTCGGGTTCTCCTTCTACAACGATATCAGGAACTCCTACAACTTCAGGCTCCTCAACATTTACGGTCAAGCTTACAGATAATAACGGCGTCTCCAGGACGCAGACATTCTCATTGGATGTGACAGGCTCTGCAAGCTGCGTGCCTGTGATTGATGACTACACCGCATACCCGCCGTTTATACAACTGTCAGGAGTAAAGCCGAATGTGCTTTTGGTTGTTGACAATTCAGGCAGTATGTATGAATTTGCATATAAAACCCCGGGCAAAGGCGGGAGCAGTTCAAATGCAGATGACAGCTATATTTCAAACGCCGCCTATTACGGATATTTTAATTCGTCGTCGCAATACAGTTATGATTCCACCGGCGGAGGCTTTTTCTATGCGGATGCCGCAGGCACATGGAGCGGCAACTTCCTGAACTGGGTTGCTATGAGGAGGGTGGATGTTGTAAGAAAGGTCCTTGTCGGAGGCAAGGCAACCCCGCGCTCTCAGACTCAGGTCAACTATCTAATCGCCGCTGAAAACCCGAACCGGGATTACTGGAAAAAGATTAATACCCAATATTATAAAGTATCCAGCGGGGCAAGCTATGAGCAGATAAGGGTGTGTTCAAGCTCAAGCTGTACAAGCGGAAGCACATATAATGTGAGAGTGCAGGTCGGCGCCACTGTCCCGACAGGCTTGCTACATGACAACATAGACCAGATGAGATTCGGATTGATGTTCTTTAACACCGATGAAGGCGGTTATGTGGCAAAAAAAGTCGGCACGGACCTTACCAGTCTTATTACGGATATATCAAACACAGACCCCAGCACCTGGACGCCTCTCGGCGAAAGCATGTATGAGGCAGTAAGATTTTTCCAGAATGGCAATAAGGCGTACGGCAGCGGCAATTACAGCACGGCTTTTGACCCTATGGAAGGAGGCATAAGCTGTCAGGATAATTTTGTATTGTTTTTAACAGACGGAGAATCAACTCAGGACCGCAATATCCCGGGGTCATATTGGGGGTCTACGATTTCAGACAGCAATTTTTCAGTCAGGACCTATATGGACAGCATTGCGGCAAATGAAGGATACTCAAGCCAGTGGGACACAATGGCCAACAGCATGTCAGGGACCTATTATCTGGAGGCAGTATCTTTTTATTCGCATGTCAATGATATCAGAAGCGATATCACAGGCGACCAGAACATCACTACATATACAGTATATGCCTTTGACGACTCTCCTATAGGCAGGGCACTGCTTCAGAAGGCGGCTAAATACGGAGGGTTTGATGATTATAACGGAGACGGCAAGCCGTACACCGACAGCACATGCGGGACATCGTCTGCGAATGCCTACTGCTCTGAATGGGACCGGGATAAAGACGGTGTACCTGACACATATTTTGAGGCTCAGGAAGGAACAGCGCTTGAAAGCGAGCTCACCAGGGCCTTGACCGATATTCTGAGAAGGACGGCATCAGGCACGTCTGCATCCGTGCTTGCAACCACAGGAGAAGGCGAGGGCGCGGTTTATCAGGCGTACTTCCTGCCGAGCAAGATAGAGGGCGGGACGGAGATAAAATGGATTGGATATCTGCACGGACTCTTTGTTGACAAATACGGGAACATGCGCGAGGACACTGATGAAGACAAGAGGCTCTGCTATGGCAGCGGGGACCCTGCCGGCTGTACGTCCACGGATAAAATCGTACTGATGTATTATGACGATTCGGTTGTGCCTAACAGGACGAGGATTAAGCTTTACCCCGGCACTGTTGACGACACAACCGGGAACCCGACAGGCACATATACAACCATTGAGTTTGATGACATGAAAAAAATCTGGGAAGGAGGCAGGATACTGTGGTCCAGGGACCTGTCTTCAAACCCCAGAAGCATCAAAACAACAGTTGACGGCACAAGCATGATAGATTTTTCAACTTCCTATAAATCTACACTCAAGCCGTTCCTGCGGGCGGCGTCAAATGACGAGGCAGAGGCGATAATAAGATATATCAGCGGTGAAGATGACCCGGTAGTGAATTCTACTACATATGATTACAGACCCAGAAAGATCAGCGTAGACCTCAATGGCGACGGTGATACCTCTGATACAGGCGAGGGCGTCAAGGTCTGGAAACTCGGCGATATAGTTTATTCAACTCCTGTGGCAGTTGCGCGTCCTTCTGAAAATTATTCGCTTCTTTACAGCGACTCAACGTATGCGCAGTTTGTCAGTAATCACAAAAACCGGAGGCATGTCATATATGCCGGCGCCAACGACGGCATACTTCACGCCTTTAACGGCGGGTTTTATGATGCAGCCAATCTGAAATTCTGGAAGAATTATTCCGGCGGCACTTTTTCTGATTCATCAAGCTATGGAATCGGGGATGAATTATGGGGGTTTATACCGCAGAGCCTGCTGCCGCATCTGAAGTGGCTCACTTCTAATGATTATACGCATGTCTATTATGTTGATCTTAAGCCCAAGGTGGTTGATGCGAGGATTTTTACGGAGGAGCTTGTATGCAGTGTAAGCAAAAGCGCTTCAGGCTGCCTTCATCCCTATGGCTGGGGGACTGTTCTTATTGGAGGCATGCGTTTTGGGGGAAGGGACATTGCTTTTCAGGATTCCACATGGACGGCTCAGAGGACCTTCCGCTCGGCGTATTTTGCGCTGGATATAACAGATCCCTTAAACCCTGTTTTGCTGTGGACGCTCCCTGTTACTTCAAGCTCATATCCAAGCGGCAACTATGACCTGGGACTCACAACGGTTTACCCGGCTGTGCTCAGGGTCGGTGCGGGTGTGTCTGCTGCCGGCACATGGTATGCGGTGATGGGCTCGGGTCCTGATGCAGGCACGGACTCGTATAAAGGCGCAAGCGACAGGTATGCAAACATTTATATTGTAAATCTCTTTACAGGCGAAGTATCAAGGATCTTTACTTTGACTGAGAATTATTCTTTTATGGCAGACCCCATAACAGTTGATGTGAACCTGAACGATAAGGTTGATGTCATATACATGGGAGATACCTACTGTCAGACAGGCGCGACATGCACAAGTTCAAACTGGAAAGGGAAAATGTACAGGATTGTAACAAATTTAGGCGATTCCGATGTGTCTAACTGGAACCTCTCCACGCTCTACAATGCGGCACAGCCGATAACTTCCGCCTCGGCGGCAAGCCTTGACGACAAGGCCAATCTATGGGTTTATTTCGGCACAGGCAGATTTTTTGATGTTGATGATAACACCCTTGACGGCACTGAAAGCTGGAGCTTTTACGGCATCAAGGATAAGTGTCAGCCGTGGACAAATGCCACCTGCGCAAGCCAGTATGATCCGATATTAAAGAGCACTTTGTTTAATGCGACAAATGTGCAGGTCTCAACCAGCGCAGTTGTGACAGGCACGACTGAGGCAAGTACATTCAGCGGACTTGAGACGGCGCTGGATGACGCCAGTAAAAACGGCTGGTATCTGGACTTCTCGCGTGCCGGCGAAAGGTCGCTGTATAAACCCGGAGTGCTGGGAGGCATAACCTTCTGGACAACATATGCGCCTTCCAGTGATGTGTGTTATATTGGCGGAAACAGCTATCTGTATGCCGCATATTATAAGACAGGAACTGCTTATACCTCGTCTGTTATAGGCTTAAGCGGAACTACGGTTCTCAGGGATGTATATCTCGGCAAGGGCGTGCCGTCATCTGTCGGTTTTTCAGTGACGTCAGGCGAGCAGTCCGGCGCTATGGCTTTTATACAACAGAGCACAGGCGCCATTTTACAGTTGGAGGCGACAACGCCGTTTGCCCTTAAGAGCGGGATTGTCGGCTGGAGAACCGGGGGACCGTGATATAAAGTGAGAAGTGAAAAACACGAAGTGAAATATTGGGTATGAAGATAAAACAAAGCGCAAGGCTTGACTTCTATTTTGTAGCTGTCTTGACGGTTGTCTTTCTGTTTGTTGCCTGTGGTAAAAAAGAAGAAAAGGGGATTTCTTCTTTTTCGGAGCCGCAAAAGACAGGCATTTATAAGATTGAGCTGTCTCCCCCTGATGCAAAAAGAGGCAGTGTCATTACTGTATCGGTAAGGGGAGCGGATCCTCAGGACTTAAGCTTTAAATGGACTGTAAACGGCCTGGTGACAGAGGGAGTAAAGGGGAGTATATTAAAATATCCGGGACTAAAAAAGAGAGACAATGTTCAGGTGATAGTTTTGGTGAAGGGAGCAGGAGAATTTACTTCAGAGCCCCTGATCATTGCAAACAGCATCCCGCAGATTCAGTCTGCAAAACTCATACCGCAGTCCCCTAAGAAGGACGACAACATTCAGACCGAGGTCAAGACTTTAGATGGTGATGATGACGAAGTAAGCCTCTCATATAAATGGTTTGTGAATGGCGAGACAGTGTTTGGCGAAACTTCTGACATGTTCAGGGGCGCGGCAATTAAGAGGGGCGATAAGGTCTCAGTTGTAATAACTCCTTCCGACGGAGAGCAGAATGGTCAGGCCATAACCTTATATGCCGTTGTTGTAAATTCTCTGCCTGTGGTTTCCTCAAACATAAAGGCAAATATTTCAAACTCTTTCTACACCGCAAAAATTAATGCGACAGACCCTGACGGGGATGCGCTCGCATACAGCATTAGACAGGGGCCTAAGGGAATGACGATAGATTCAGGCGGAATTATAAGCTGGAATATAAGCCCTGAGGATAAGGGACAGCACAGCGTAGTTGTGTCAGTGAGCGACGGGCAGGGCGGAGAAGTCCTTGTGCCTTATACCGTGTCAATACAGCTTAAAGAGAAGCAGTGATTGGTGCAGTATATAAAATTTTACTCAAAATACGTCGCTGACGCCGTTTCCGCCTCCCATACCGTTACTGCAGAGAGTTTGACATAATCATTATTTAATTTTTTCCTGATTGACTCATATATCCATTTCGCAATATTTTCAGAAGACGGATTGATTTCCGTAAACGGGAAAGTATTGTTCAGATTTACATGGTCCAGCATTGCCAGCGTTTCAATAACTATGTTTTTTAATTCATGAAAATCAATTGCCAGCCCGATTTCATTAAGTTTCTCCGCAGACACGGATATCTGCACCCGCCAGTTGTGGCCGTGCAGGTTTTCACATTTCCCTTTATATCCCCTGAGCTGGTGCGCAGCAGAGAATTGCGATTCTACCGAAAGTTCATACATATTGCCCCCTTATCACTGCCACATCATTGCCTCAAATCTTGAGCCCGGAACTTCCAGCGCAATGCATCCCCTACACGGCCATCTTTCAAGTTCGCTCCCGTCTTTCAAAACCGAGAGGATGAATGCCACCTCATCGCCCTCCTTTGCGCCGAGCAGTGCAAAAGGCAATGCTATTTCCATAATATCATTTATTGCTGCAGTTTCCAATTCCTGAAGTTGTTTCCACTCGTTTTGAACTCTATTGAAGAATACT from Nitrospirota bacterium includes:
- a CDS encoding putative Ig domain-containing protein, which codes for MKTIRHIIKTLLILLVICLGLMFFAGSNIWAASPTMTPSGGSSQSNAVALTSGTQGSSYSDTITAGGSCGSGSYTWSQPSGSLPPGLTTSTSGTNDSIFTISGTPTTTGTYKMKFQVERSGCSSTKSGWYSITINSPPTLTITTTSLPDGIKDTLYTTTSITATGGSGSYTWSISSGSLPAGLSLGASGTPSTTISGTPTTAGTYTFTVRVTDSNSPIPNTDDQEFTVDIASAIQITTTSPLTDGTEGTAYSTTITGSGIGTYTWSVSDGLPPGLTLASSGTPSTTLSGTPTSGGAYSFTVYLTNGTDNTSKAFTLTIRLSDLAIDTVDLSPLSTTVCTSYSATLTGSGGAQPYSWGLSAGSLPAGLSLSASGSPSTTISGTPTTSGSSTFTVKLTDNNGVSRTQTFSLDVTGSASCVPVIDDYTAYPPFIQLSGVKPNVLLVVDNSGSMYEFAYKTPGKGGSSSNADDSYISNAAYYGYFNSSSQYSYDSTGGGFFYADAAGTWSGNFLNWVAMRRVDVVRKVLVGGKATPRSQTQVNYLIAAENPNRDYWKKINTQYYKVSSGASYEQIRVCSSSSCTSGSTYNVRVQVGATVPTGLLHDNIDQMRFGLMFFNTDEGGYVAKKVGTDLTSLITDISNTDPSTWTPLGESMYEAVRFFQNGNKAYGSGNYSTAFDPMEGGISCQDNFVLFLTDGESTQDRNIPGSYWGSTISDSNFSVRTYMDSIAANEGYSSQWDTMANSMSGTYYLEAVSFYSHVNDIRSDITGDQNITTYTVYAFDDSPIGRALLQKAAKYGGFDDYNGDGKPYTDSTCGTSSANAYCSEWDRDKDGVPDTYFEAQEGTALESELTRALTDILRRTASGTSASVLATTGEGEGAVYQAYFLPSKIEGGTEIKWIGYLHGLFVDKYGNMREDTDEDKRLCYGSGDPAGCTSTDKIVLMYYDDSVVPNRTRIKLYPGTVDDTTGNPTGTYTTIEFDDMKKIWEGGRILWSRDLSSNPRSIKTTVDGTSMIDFSTSYKSTLKPFLRAASNDEAEAIIRYISGEDDPVVNSTTYDYRPRKISVDLNGDGDTSDTGEGVKVWKLGDIVYSTPVAVARPSENYSLLYSDSTYAQFVSNHKNRRHVIYAGANDGILHAFNGGFYDAANLKFWKNYSGGTFSDSSSYGIGDELWGFIPQSLLPHLKWLTSNDYTHVYYVDLKPKVVDARIFTEELVCSVSKSASGCLHPYGWGTVLIGGMRFGGRDIAFQDSTWTAQRTFRSAYFALDITDPLNPVLLWTLPVTSSSYPSGNYDLGLTTVYPAVLRVGAGVSAAGTWYAVMGSGPDAGTDSYKGASDRYANIYIVNLFTGEVSRIFTLTENYSFMADPITVDVNLNDKVDVIYMGDTYCQTGATCTSSNWKGKMYRIVTNLGDSDVSNWNLSTLYNAAQPITSASAASLDDKANLWVYFGTGRFFDVDDNTLDGTESWSFYGIKDKCQPWTNATCASQYDPILKSTLFNATNVQVSTSAVVTGTTEASTFSGLETALDDASKNGWYLDFSRAGERSLYKPGVLGGITFWTTYAPSSDVCYIGGNSYLYAAYYKTGTAYTSSVIGLSGTTVLRDVYLGKGVPSSVGFSVTSGEQSGAMAFIQQSTGAILQLEATTPFALKSGIVGWRTGGP
- a CDS encoding Ig-like domain-containing protein, with amino-acid sequence MKIKQSARLDFYFVAVLTVVFLFVACGKKEEKGISSFSEPQKTGIYKIELSPPDAKRGSVITVSVRGADPQDLSFKWTVNGLVTEGVKGSILKYPGLKKRDNVQVIVLVKGAGEFTSEPLIIANSIPQIQSAKLIPQSPKKDDNIQTEVKTLDGDDDEVSLSYKWFVNGETVFGETSDMFRGAAIKRGDKVSVVITPSDGEQNGQAITLYAVVVNSLPVVSSNIKANISNSFYTAKINATDPDGDALAYSIRQGPKGMTIDSGGIISWNISPEDKGQHSVVVSVSDGQGGEVLVPYTVSIQLKEKQ
- the queD gene encoding 6-carboxytetrahydropterin synthase QueD, which produces MYELSVESQFSAAHQLRGYKGKCENLHGHNWRVQISVSAEKLNEIGLAIDFHELKNIVIETLAMLDHVNLNNTFPFTEINPSSENIAKWIYESIRKKLNNDYVKLSAVTVWEAETASATYFE